One genomic region from Campylobacter sp. RM16189 encodes:
- a CDS encoding sigma-54 dependent transcriptional regulator: MNVVIVEDDINMRKSLEIALGEYKELKIKSYKSAVEALKKMSDETDLIITDINMPTMDGLEFIKTLDGKFDVIIMTGNATLNKAIESVRLGVKDFLTKPFDVQTLYQAIKRVEILNQKTPSNLKKQSEKKEETKGDFYATSPKLDKALNIAKKAAATDVSIMLMGESGVGKELFANFIHKNSPRANKPFIALNMAAIPENLIESELFGFEKGAFTDASAQKKGQFELADGGTLFLDEIGEMPISLQPKLLRALQEREITRLGATKSTKIDVRIVCATNANLENLIKQGKFREDLFYRLNTIPVLIPPLRERKEEILPIAKKALEGSCAEFGFNAKKFSREAEAELESYEFPGNIRELISVVQRAAIMSEGEEISAADLFLQARRVKDKETIKQELIIDVIKSVDGNIKEACEILNLSEENLRDKLDKYGIKEWL, encoded by the coding sequence ATGAATGTAGTCATTGTCGAAGATGACATAAATATGCGAAAATCCCTTGAAATAGCACTTGGCGAATACAAAGAGCTAAAAATAAAAAGCTACAAAAGTGCCGTTGAAGCGCTTAAAAAGATGAGCGATGAGACTGATCTTATCATAACCGATATAAACATGCCTACGATGGACGGACTGGAGTTCATAAAGACGCTGGATGGCAAATTTGATGTGATCATCATGACGGGCAACGCCACCCTTAACAAAGCTATCGAGAGTGTTAGGCTTGGAGTAAAAGATTTTTTAACAAAGCCTTTTGATGTCCAAACTCTTTATCAGGCTATAAAAAGAGTTGAAATTTTAAATCAAAAAACGCCTTCAAATTTAAAAAAACAAAGCGAAAAAAAAGAAGAAACTAAAGGCGACTTCTACGCTACTTCACCAAAGCTTGATAAGGCTTTAAACATAGCCAAAAAAGCGGCAGCAACGGACGTAAGCATAATGCTTATGGGCGAAAGCGGGGTTGGCAAAGAGCTCTTTGCAAATTTCATACATAAAAACTCGCCTCGCGCGAACAAGCCTTTTATCGCGCTAAACATGGCAGCCATCCCTGAAAATCTCATAGAAAGTGAGCTTTTTGGCTTTGAAAAGGGAGCTTTTACCGACGCTTCCGCGCAAAAAAAAGGTCAATTTGAGCTTGCGGACGGCGGAACTTTGTTTTTAGATGAGATCGGCGAGATGCCTATATCTCTTCAACCAAAGCTTCTGCGTGCACTGCAAGAGCGCGAGATAACAAGGCTTGGCGCAACTAAAAGCACGAAGATAGACGTTAGGATCGTATGTGCGACTAATGCAAATTTAGAAAATTTGATAAAACAAGGCAAATTTAGAGAAGATCTCTTTTACCGACTAAATACTATCCCGGTGCTCATCCCACCGCTTAGAGAGCGAAAAGAGGAAATTTTACCAATCGCAAAAAAAGCGCTTGAAGGCTCATGCGCCGAATTTGGCTTTAACGCTAAGAAATTTTCAAGAGAAGCCGAAGCCGAACTTGAAAGCTACGAATTTCCTGGCAATATAAGAGAGCTTATCTCGGTAGTTCAAAGAGCTGCGATAATGAGCGAAGGCGAAGAAATTTCAGCCGCAGATCTATTTTTACAAGCTAGAAGGGTAAAAGATAAAGAGACGATCAAGCAAGAGCTCATCATAGACGTGATAAAAAGCGTGGACGGAAATATAAAAGAGGCTTGCGAAATTTTAAATTTAAGCGAAGAAAATTTGCGTGATAAACTTGATAAATACGGTATAAAGGAGTGGCTATGA
- a CDS encoding aspartate-semialdehyde dehydrogenase, with the protein MRKFNVAVVGATGAVGEEIFRVMEEVNFPVNELLPLASARSAGSEVEFNGKMYKVVELTESVFDEHEIDIAFFSAGGSISAKFAPFAAQSGAVVIDNTSHFRMETDIPLVVPECNPQDIAQWTNRGIIANPNCSTIQMVQVLKPLDDAFGINRVDVATYQAASGAGKEGMEELVLQLQKFFEFKLDECEPKVFAHQLAFNLIPHIDVFLDNDYTKEEMKMVNETQKILHKKMEVSATCVRVPVLRSHSEAITIHFDRDIDAARAREILKNAPSIVIEDEPKEKIYPMPLTASNTNDTYVGRIRKDNYRNNVLHLWCVADQIRVGAATNAVRIAQKWIELQD; encoded by the coding sequence ATGAGAAAATTTAACGTTGCTGTGGTGGGTGCTACAGGGGCTGTGGGAGAAGAGATATTTCGCGTGATGGAAGAGGTAAATTTCCCGGTGAACGAGCTTTTACCGCTTGCAAGCGCAAGAAGTGCTGGAAGCGAAGTCGAGTTTAACGGTAAGATGTATAAGGTCGTTGAGCTTACAGAGAGTGTCTTTGACGAGCATGAGATAGATATAGCGTTTTTTAGCGCTGGCGGCTCGATATCAGCTAAATTTGCGCCGTTTGCAGCACAAAGCGGAGCTGTAGTCATAGATAACACAAGCCACTTTAGAATGGAAACAGATATCCCGCTAGTGGTGCCTGAGTGCAACCCGCAAGATATCGCTCAATGGACAAATCGCGGCATAATCGCCAACCCAAACTGCTCAACCATCCAAATGGTGCAGGTTCTAAAGCCGCTTGATGACGCATTTGGCATAAACCGCGTGGATGTGGCCACATATCAAGCAGCAAGCGGTGCAGGCAAAGAGGGCATGGAAGAGCTTGTGCTGCAACTTCAAAAATTCTTTGAATTTAAGCTTGACGAGTGCGAGCCGAAAGTTTTTGCGCATCAACTTGCGTTTAACCTCATACCTCACATCGACGTGTTTTTGGATAACGACTACACAAAAGAAGAGATGAAAATGGTTAATGAGACTCAAAAAATCCTTCACAAAAAGATGGAAGTAAGCGCTACCTGCGTTAGAGTGCCTGTGCTTAGAAGCCACTCGGAAGCCATCACTATACATTTTGACAGAGACATAGACGCAGCGCGTGCAAGAGAGATACTAAAAAACGCGCCAAGCATCGTTATAGAAGATGAACCGAAAGAGAAAATTTATCCTATGCCGCTAACTGCAAGCAACACAAACGACACTTACGTCGGCAGAATTCGCAAGGATAACTACCGAAATAACGTGCTTCATCTTTGGTGTGTAGCCGATCAAATTCGCGTAGGAGCTGCGACAAACGCGGTAAGAATCGCGCAAAAATGGATTGAACTACAAGACTAG
- a CDS encoding YqhA family protein, producing MLKSIFGRLMWSSRIFAILPVIFCLLGAIVLFIIASYDIFVIFGDIYAYFFKGHHPESFHSDVVGVIVGAIDLYLMALVLFIFSFGIYELFIGEIEHMKDSRHSSVLEVHSLDQLKDKLAKVIVMVLIVNFFQRVLHANFNTPLEMAYLAVSILALCLGLYFLHKGEH from the coding sequence ATGCTAAAGAGTATATTTGGAAGGCTAATGTGGTCAAGCAGAATTTTTGCCATCTTGCCTGTAATATTTTGTCTGCTTGGGGCTATAGTGCTGTTTATTATCGCAAGTTACGATATTTTTGTTATCTTTGGAGATATTTACGCTTACTTTTTTAAAGGGCATCATCCTGAGAGCTTTCACTCGGATGTCGTAGGGGTCATAGTGGGAGCGATAGATCTTTATTTGATGGCGTTAGTGCTTTTTATATTTAGCTTTGGAATTTACGAGCTTTTTATCGGTGAAATCGAGCATATGAAAGACTCAAGACACTCTAGCGTGCTTGAAGTGCATTCGCTAGATCAGCTAAAAGATAAGCTGGCAAAAGTAATAGTAATGGTTTTAATCGTAAATTTTTTCCAAAGAGTCCTACATGCAAATTTTAATACACCTCTTGAAATGGCATACCTAGCAGTGTCTATTCTGGCTCTTTGTTTAGGACTTTATTTCCTACATAAAGGTGAACATTGA
- a CDS encoding ABC transporter ATP-binding protein produces MENIIEVRNLSFGFDGKTIFENINLDIKKNSKILIYGANGVGKSTFLSILASINSATGGQVIIKENLKISYLFQNSNDQFIAPSVIEDVAFSLLAEGVDAKIAQNNATEILEKFEISHLKDRSIYNLSGGEKRLVAIAGALVRDADIYLFDEPFNELDSYKSELVLKNLNEKNRAFVIITHHKRDIFDKDTISCEFFKNGLVIDDLKS; encoded by the coding sequence ATGGAAAATATAATAGAGGTTAGAAATTTATCCTTTGGATTTGATGGAAAAACTATTTTTGAAAATATAAATTTAGATATCAAAAAGAATTCTAAAATTTTAATTTATGGTGCAAATGGAGTTGGTAAAAGCACATTTTTATCTATTTTAGCATCTATTAATAGTGCAACAGGCGGACAGGTCATAATAAAAGAAAATTTAAAAATTTCATATCTTTTTCAAAATAGCAACGATCAATTTATAGCTCCAAGCGTAATTGAGGATGTGGCTTTTTCGCTTTTGGCCGAAGGAGTGGATGCTAAAATAGCTCAAAATAATGCTACTGAAATTTTAGAAAAATTTGAAATTTCACACCTTAAGGATCGCTCTATCTACAATCTCTCGGGCGGCGAAAAGAGGCTTGTAGCAATAGCCGGAGCTTTAGTAAGGGATGCCGATATATATCTTTTTGATGAGCCGTTTAATGAGCTTGATAGTTATAAAAGCGAGCTTGTTTTAAAAAATTTAAACGAAAAAAATAGAGCTTTTGTGATAATCACACATCATAAAAGAGATATTTTTGATAAAGATACGATTAGTTGTGAATTTTTTAAAAATGGATTGGTTATAGATGATTTAAAGAGCTAG
- a CDS encoding CbiQ family ECF transporter T component has product MSKPVCYLFIVLIYDIFLLSASEFYPLDFLIPLLAFLLFAENKFKVLTWLLTLDVFLFFVVFSYILNGDFFIAKVVFIRTNLILLLVLSLFLGRNQYFLIKALYSIKIPQKLLAVMIINSKLFEELLNQISKIPNTLQVRGVKVNFSIFTYRAYANLIGKIIVNGFDRSFEIYSAMRVRGYKGYISFLDMQRANLSEISLLILTLIAAGFRIYKFVG; this is encoded by the coding sequence ATGAGTAAGCCGGTTTGCTATCTTTTTATAGTTTTGATTTATGATATTTTTTTGCTTTCGGCTAGCGAATTTTATCCTCTTGACTTTTTAATCCCGTTGCTTGCATTTTTGCTGTTTGCAGAGAATAAATTTAAAGTTTTAACCTGGCTTTTAACGCTTGATGTTTTTTTGTTTTTTGTTGTTTTTTCATATATTTTAAACGGTGATTTTTTTATCGCAAAAGTAGTTTTTATAAGGACAAATTTGATACTTCTTTTAGTGCTTAGCCTATTTTTGGGCAGGAATCAATACTTTTTAATTAAAGCTCTTTATTCTATAAAAATTCCTCAAAAATTACTAGCGGTAATGATTATAAACAGCAAATTATTTGAAGAGCTTTTAAATCAAATTTCTAAGATACCAAACACTTTACAAGTGCGTGGTGTAAAGGTAAATTTTTCTATTTTTACCTATAGGGCCTATGCTAATTTGATTGGAAAGATTATAGTTAATGGATTTGATAGATCGTTTGAAATCTACTCTGCTATGAGAGTTAGGGGATATAAAGGATATATAAGTTTTTTGGATATGCAAAGAGCAAATTTAAGTGAAATTTCGCTTTTGATTTTGACCTTGATTGCAGCTGGTTTTAGGATTTATAAATTTGTAGGATAG
- the cbiM gene encoding cobalt transporter CbiM, which translates to MHISEGILNSEILVAGWVVSGVISAYALYKMNSQEIPKVAMLTSLFFIGSFVHIPVGPTSVHLLFSGLIGAIGGVNGFLAIFIALFFQALLYGFGGIGVLGVNTLIIAGPAVFLWYFLRPKITTHLNFVSFVGGFLPVFFSVLLLVGVLILNSVHLDYAVYMIILFNLPLMIIEGLISLFTLKFIMKYRLNFL; encoded by the coding sequence GTGCATATATCTGAGGGAATTTTAAATAGCGAAATTTTAGTAGCCGGCTGGGTCGTATCTGGCGTAATCAGTGCATATGCTCTATACAAAATGAATTCTCAAGAGATACCGAAAGTCGCCATGCTTACATCTTTATTTTTCATAGGTTCTTTTGTCCATATTCCGGTAGGGCCAACTAGTGTTCATCTGCTTTTTAGTGGTCTTATAGGCGCTATAGGTGGTGTGAACGGATTTTTGGCTATATTTATAGCTCTTTTTTTTCAGGCTTTACTTTACGGATTTGGCGGTATAGGAGTGCTTGGCGTAAATACTCTTATTATAGCTGGACCGGCGGTTTTTCTGTGGTATTTTTTAAGACCCAAGATAACAACTCATCTAAATTTTGTCTCTTTTGTTGGCGGATTTTTGCCCGTATTTTTTAGTGTTTTACTATTGGTTGGAGTTTTGATTTTAAATAGTGTGCATCTTGACTATGCAGTATATATGATAATTTTATTTAATTTGCCACTTATGATAATAGAGGGCTTAATATCTCTATTTACTCTTAAATTTATCATGAAATATAGACTAAATTTCTTATGA
- a CDS encoding DUF4198 domain-containing protein, giving the protein MFKKILFSTAVFIIGLTMSAQAHQVIANSVGKNKFEVKFWAHDKFESYSSEQLLGAKAYDENLNRIKTGIAYNFNDAKKAPEVLTEKAPAIVTMFFDANYWVQTDDGYIVGDKVKTKGIVFDAIKSIKIGKTYFSWNEKFLNPIGLKLEVIALKNPLEVRVGESLPVLVLKDGEPLEGAGFETAKDDLETVTNKFGIALIPIKEKGLNIIAAKSAEPIFTDPKAERLLIQSSISFEVK; this is encoded by the coding sequence ATGTTTAAGAAAATATTATTTAGCACCGCCGTTTTTATTATCGGACTTACGATGTCCGCTCAGGCTCATCAGGTTATTGCCAATAGCGTAGGTAAAAATAAATTTGAAGTAAAATTTTGGGCTCATGATAAATTTGAATCCTACTCTTCAGAGCAACTTTTGGGGGCGAAGGCTTATGATGAGAATTTAAATCGTATCAAAACCGGCATAGCTTATAATTTTAATGATGCTAAAAAAGCTCCTGAAGTACTGACAGAAAAGGCTCCTGCAATAGTAACTATGTTTTTTGATGCAAACTACTGGGTGCAGACTGACGATGGCTATATAGTAGGAGATAAAGTAAAGACTAAAGGCATCGTGTTTGACGCTATTAAGAGTATAAAAATCGGTAAAACATATTTTTCTTGGAATGAGAAATTTTTAAATCCTATAGGACTAAAACTAGAAGTTATAGCGTTAAAAAATCCTTTAGAGGTTAGAGTTGGAGAGTCTTTGCCCGTTTTGGTTTTAAAAGATGGCGAACCTCTTGAGGGTGCTGGTTTTGAGACTGCAAAAGACGATCTTGAAACAGTCACTAATAAATTTGGCATTGCGCTAATTCCTATTAAGGAAAAAGGTCTAAATATTATCGCAGCAAAGAGTGCAGAGCCTATATTTACAGACCCGAAAGCCGAAAGGCTACTTATCCAAAGCTCAATATCATTTGAGGTTAAATAG
- a CDS encoding ribose-phosphate pyrophosphokinase gives MRGYKIFSGTANVEFSKKISQYLSLPLSESSIKRFSDGEISVQIGESVRGKDIFVIQPTCAPANVNLMELLILTDALRRSSASSITAVIPYFGYARQDRKAAPRVPITAKLVANMIQVAGIDRVVTIDLHAGQIQGFFDIPVDNLYGSIIFNEYIKNKNLKNPIIASPDIGGVARARSVAKTLDLDIVIVDKRREKANESEVMNVIGDVAGKDVILVDDMIDTAGTIVKAAEVFKEKGATSVMACCTHAVLSGPAYDRLRSDALDELVVTDTIPLKEQHEKIKVLSVAPIFGEVIRRVYHNESVNSLFL, from the coding sequence ATGAGAGGTTATAAAATTTTTTCCGGTACGGCAAATGTTGAATTTTCTAAAAAAATATCTCAATACCTTTCTCTCCCGCTAAGCGAGTCATCGATAAAGCGTTTTAGCGATGGCGAAATAAGCGTGCAAATAGGCGAAAGTGTGCGCGGCAAGGATATATTTGTAATTCAGCCTACCTGCGCTCCGGCTAATGTAAATTTAATGGAACTTTTAATATTAACGGACGCTTTAAGAAGAAGCTCGGCAAGCTCTATAACGGCTGTAATTCCATATTTTGGATATGCAAGACAGGATAGAAAGGCGGCTCCTAGGGTACCAATTACTGCAAAACTTGTGGCAAATATGATTCAGGTTGCAGGCATAGATCGTGTCGTCACAATCGATCTTCATGCCGGACAAATTCAAGGATTTTTCGATATTCCGGTGGATAATCTTTATGGTTCAATAATATTTAACGAGTATATAAAAAATAAAAATTTAAAAAATCCAATCATTGCAAGCCCTGATATAGGTGGAGTGGCTCGTGCTAGAAGCGTGGCTAAAACACTTGATCTTGATATAGTAATCGTAGATAAACGCCGCGAAAAGGCAAATGAGAGCGAGGTAATGAATGTAATAGGCGATGTTGCCGGAAAAGATGTGATTTTGGTAGATGATATGATAGATACTGCAGGCACTATAGTAAAGGCTGCCGAAGTGTTTAAAGAAAAAGGCGCTACAAGTGTGATGGCATGTTGCACTCATGCGGTTTTAAGTGGACCTGCGTATGATAGATTAAGAAGCGATGCATTAGATGAGCTTGTGGTAACTGATACCATACCTCTAAAAGAGCAGCATGAAAAAATAAAGGTCTTAAGCGTAGCACCTATATTTGGAGAGGTTATAAGACGCGTATATCACAATGAAAGCGTAAATTCTCTATTTTTATAA
- the mnmA gene encoding tRNA 2-thiouridine(34) synthase MnmA has protein sequence MKILIAMSGGVDSTMSAKMLKEQGHEIVGCYMKLHKKPGYHEKNIEKVEKVCDFLGIKMHILDLEEKFNKYVYSPFIDTYKEGKTPNPCALCNKFIKFGELLKFAKSIGCQKLATGHYVQIENGLIKTARDLNKDQSYFIAQVPKEVLADMIFPLGDKMKSDIKEMAKNLPDFKEFGEQAESSEICFVDTTYIDILNRHYDTNLPGDVVDASGKIIGRHSGYMHYTIGKRRGFEVFGAHEPHFVLSIDATKNQIVVGTKSELEKSEVLVKELNMFVNESEFECEVKVRYRSIPLQAHVVIDDDIAKISLKQSAYGVASGQLAVFYRGDFVIGSGFIV, from the coding sequence ATGAAAATTTTAATAGCTATGAGTGGCGGAGTGGATTCTACGATGAGTGCTAAGATGTTAAAAGAGCAGGGGCATGAGATCGTGGGTTGCTATATGAAACTGCACAAAAAACCCGGATATCACGAAAAAAACATAGAAAAAGTAGAGAAAGTATGTGATTTCTTGGGTATTAAGATGCATATTTTAGACCTTGAAGAAAAATTTAATAAATATGTATATTCGCCTTTTATAGATACTTACAAAGAGGGTAAAACTCCAAATCCTTGCGCTTTGTGTAATAAATTTATAAAATTTGGTGAGCTTTTGAAATTTGCTAAAAGTATAGGATGTCAAAAGCTAGCTACGGGACACTATGTGCAAATTGAAAACGGATTAATAAAGACAGCAAGGGATCTGAATAAGGATCAGAGCTACTTTATTGCACAAGTTCCAAAAGAAGTTTTAGCCGATATGATATTTCCTCTTGGAGACAAGATGAAGAGCGATATCAAAGAGATGGCTAAAAATTTACCTGACTTTAAAGAATTTGGCGAGCAGGCCGAGAGTAGCGAAATCTGCTTTGTGGATACTACATATATTGATATTTTAAATAGGCATTATGATACAAATTTGCCGGGAGATGTGGTAGATGCCTCAGGTAAAATTATAGGCAGACATAGCGGATATATGCACTATACCATAGGTAAAAGACGAGGTTTTGAAGTGTTTGGTGCACACGAACCACATTTTGTTTTATCTATTGATGCCACAAAAAACCAGATAGTGGTGGGCACTAAAAGCGAACTTGAAAAGAGCGAAGTGTTAGTCAAAGAATTAAATATGTTTGTGAATGAGAGTGAATTTGAGTGTGAGGTTAAAGTAAGATACCGAAGCATACCGCTTCAGGCTCATGTTGTTATAGATGATGATATTGCAAAGATAAGTTTAAAGCAGAGCGCTTACGGAGTTGCCAGCGGACAACTTGCCGTATTTTACAGAGGTGATTTTGTTATAGGGAGTGGGTTTATAGTCTGA
- a CDS encoding TIGR00730 family Rossman fold protein, translating into MEEILNDLSKFRDFLAYKNPSVTFFGSARFEPDNKYCKMAYELAFALASEGFAIISGGGGGIMEAANKAAYDSGKSPSIGLNIVLPFEQVTNPYATDKFVFSNLNARKFALIERSKAFLVFPGGFGTLDELFEILVLAQIGRKKSKIYLIGSEFWSKLDDFIKTTLINEKSISKEDLNIYEITDDLKKISEEILKI; encoded by the coding sequence ATGGAAGAAATTTTAAATGATTTAAGCAAATTTAGAGATTTTTTAGCTTATAAAAATCCTAGTGTTACCTTTTTTGGCTCTGCTAGATTTGAGCCTGATAATAAATATTGCAAAATGGCTTATGAACTGGCTTTCGCTCTGGCTAGCGAGGGTTTTGCTATAATAAGTGGAGGGGGAGGCGGTATAATGGAGGCTGCCAATAAAGCCGCCTATGATAGCGGCAAGAGTCCTTCCATAGGGCTAAATATCGTGCTTCCTTTCGAGCAGGTTACAAATCCGTATGCTACCGACAAATTTGTATTTTCTAATTTAAACGCACGCAAATTTGCCCTTATTGAGCGCTCAAAGGCATTTTTAGTATTTCCAGGCGGATTTGGAACTTTAGATGAACTGTTTGAAATTTTAGTATTAGCTCAAATCGGTAGAAAAAAATCTAAAATTTATCTCATAGGAAGTGAATTTTGGAGTAAATTGGATGACTTTATTAAAACTACTTTAATAAATGAAAAATCTATCAGCAAAGAGGATCTAAACATTTACGAAATAACCGATGATCTAAAAAAAATTTCAGAAGAGATTTTAAAAATTTAA
- the fliY gene encoding flagellar motor switch protein FliY — protein MMNDFFEIFINECKATIEGLTGRTPEFGAKAEFDAPSQEGIKPPIAVANINVSGDITAKIMLVATPVLMSAIGEWMMGEEEISRNESLSEDDLDATKEVFSNILGAFSTSLGAQKTMPKLNFEISKVNFIDEDSSFDISSFEKIYIYGVNIEDISEQLGVVVDFSFFSFFNKDQKKGSDASEKSGQYKMELSPTELQNINLIMDVRLPIRVRIGSKKMLLKDVLSMDIGSVIELNQLANDPLEILINDKVIALGEVVIVDGNFGIQITEIGSKKERLEQLR, from the coding sequence ATAATGAATGATTTTTTTGAAATTTTTATAAATGAATGCAAGGCTACTATCGAGGGGCTTACCGGTAGGACTCCTGAATTTGGTGCCAAGGCTGAATTTGACGCTCCAAGTCAAGAAGGCATTAAGCCGCCTATTGCCGTAGCAAATATAAATGTTAGCGGTGATATAACGGCTAAGATAATGCTTGTGGCAACTCCTGTGCTTATGAGTGCTATAGGTGAATGGATGATGGGAGAAGAGGAAATTTCACGAAATGAAAGTTTAAGCGAAGATGATTTGGATGCTACCAAAGAGGTTTTTTCAAATATCCTAGGGGCTTTTTCTACATCTCTGGGCGCTCAAAAAACTATGCCAAAGCTAAATTTTGAAATTTCAAAGGTAAATTTTATAGACGAAGATTCAAGTTTTGATATAAGTAGCTTTGAAAAAATTTATATTTATGGCGTAAATATCGAAGATATTAGTGAGCAATTGGGTGTGGTCGTAGATTTTTCTTTTTTTAGTTTTTTTAATAAAGATCAAAAAAAAGGTTCTGATGCCAGTGAAAAATCTGGACAATATAAGATGGAGCTAAGTCCAACAGAGCTTCAAAATATCAATCTTATTATGGATGTTAGACTACCTATCAGGGTTAGAATCGGATCTAAAAAAATGCTTTTAAAAGATGTTTTGAGTATGGATATAGGCTCGGTTATAGAGCTAAACCAGCTTGCAAACGATCCTCTTGAGATCCTTATTAACGATAAGGTAATCGCACTTGGTGAAGTTGTTATAGTGGACGGAAATTTTGGTATCCAGATCACTGAAATAGGAAGCAAAAAAGAGCGTTTAGAGCAGCTTCGATAA
- the fliM gene encoding flagellar motor switch protein FliM, translating into MADILSQEEIDALLEVVDEDAEGADIGIGGSSSEDQRQIIIYDFKRPNRVSKEQLRAIKGIHDKLARNLASQISSVMRSIVEIRLHSVDQMTYGEFLMSLPSPTSFNVFSIKPLDGNCVLEINPSIAFPMIDRLLGGNGEGFETSRELTDIEVNLLDAILRMMMQRLKDSWSIITDMYPNVEAKESSPNVVQIVSQNEIVIMVVMEIIVGNSSGMINICYPVIYLEPILSRLANRDIMLGETSAKKSRNKELKTLIGRAEVLYEAILGKAVISVNEFLNLKEGDILRLDRSADNRAIVTIDKKEVFLAEVGLHRFRKSIKIEELIRTDKDEIKHILEQYEEERKARLMSYEQEENEYDENMMEESDEYNE; encoded by the coding sequence ATGGCTGATATTTTAAGTCAAGAAGAGATAGATGCGCTGCTTGAAGTCGTAGACGAGGATGCAGAGGGTGCCGATATAGGCATAGGGGGTTCGTCTAGCGAGGATCAAAGACAGATTATAATCTATGACTTTAAAAGACCAAATCGTGTCTCCAAAGAGCAGCTTCGTGCCATAAAAGGCATACACGATAAACTTGCGAGAAATTTGGCTTCTCAAATTTCAAGCGTAATGAGAAGTATTGTAGAGATTAGACTTCATAGCGTAGACCAGATGACTTATGGCGAGTTTTTGATGAGTTTGCCAAGCCCAACCAGCTTTAACGTATTTTCGATCAAACCTCTTGACGGTAACTGCGTGCTTGAGATAAATCCAAGTATAGCCTTTCCTATGATAGATAGACTTCTAGGTGGCAATGGCGAGGGTTTTGAGACAAGTAGAGAGCTAACCGATATAGAGGTAAATTTGCTTGACGCGATACTTAGAATGATGATGCAAAGGCTAAAAGACAGTTGGAGTATTATTACTGATATGTATCCAAACGTTGAGGCTAAAGAGAGTAGCCCTAATGTTGTTCAAATAGTATCTCAAAACGAAATCGTAATAATGGTTGTCATGGAGATCATAGTCGGCAACTCAAGCGGAATGATAAATATATGCTACCCTGTTATCTATCTTGAACCGATTTTATCACGTCTTGCGAACCGTGATATAATGCTTGGTGAGACAAGTGCTAAAAAGAGCAGAAACAAAGAGTTAAAGACGCTAATAGGTCGTGCCGAAGTATTATATGAGGCGATACTGGGTAAGGCGGTAATAAGCGTAAATGAGTTTTTAAACTTAAAAGAAGGCGACATACTACGTCTTGATCGTTCTGCTGATAATAGAGCTATAGTTACGATAGATAAAAAAGAGGTCTTTTTAGCAGAAGTAGGGCTTCATAGATTTAGAAAATCAATAAAGATAGAAGAGCTTATCAGAACCGATAAAGATGAGATTAAGCATATCTTAGAGCAATATGAAGAGGAGCGAAAGGCTAGGCTAATGAGTTACGAGCAAGAAGAAAACGAGTATGATGAAAATATGATGGAAGAGAGCGATGAATATAATGAATGA